GTCATCAAGAGAGACATATTTCATAAAGTCCTCACATAGATCCAATCCCAGTCCTACATGTTCAATCCCGGCTACCGTAACAAGGTGGTCCACATGGTTGATGAACTGTTCTATGGTAGAGCTTTCATCATCATTTCCTACCAGCAAACTTGCGGCATTGACTCCAATACAGCCATTTGTAGCTGCAATCGCCTTGATTTGATCATCGGTTAAATTCCGCATGGTTGAGCAAAGAGCTCGAGCATTCGAATGCGAGGCAATCACTGGCTTTGAAGCGAATTGGATGACATCCCAAAAGCCTTCATCATTTAAGTGGGAGACATCAATGGTGATGCCAAGTCTTTCCGCTTCTTCTATAACCTTCACCCCAAAACTGCTTATACCGCCTTTTTTCCCTTCTTTTGTTGGGTAAAAGAAGCTACCATCAGCTACTGCATTTCTACGACTCCAAACGAGTCCAAGATTCCGGACTCCTAACTCATAAAAGACACGCAATAAGCTTAGGTCTGTGCCGATTGGTTCGGCTCCCTCAATCGAAAGGAGAAAGCCAATCTTATTCGTTTGCTTAGCAACATTCATGTCATCTCCGTTTAAACAAATCATGAGCGTATCAGGAGATTCGTTGACCTCTTCATATAACGCACTTACTTGGCTTAATGCTTTTCTTAGTCCCATTTCTGGCAAAAACCCACTATCCACAAATAGAGATGCAATAATAATATTGACTCCACCTTCCACAAATCGTGGCAAGTAGTCTGTCTCAATAACCTTTTTTCTCCCTCTTTCTCTTTGGATTTGAACATCCATTAACAAATCAAAGTGGGCATCTATCACTAGGGTATTTTGTAGGAAATCAGGAGAGAGATTGTTTTGCATACTGTCACCTCTTATCAATACCTATTTTTTCCTTTTTAGCAAATGGGTAAAATTCATTTCTATTTTGGTCATAACCTGCCATATGGTTTTGGACTTTAGGGTCATCTGTTGCTGCAATACTCGTTACTAGTAGATTTAAGAGCGAGAATGTGGGTGTAATCCCTTTTAAAGGGATAGGTGTAGGAGCAATCACCCTAAATACAGTATCCGCATATTGTCCAATCGGAGATAATCGATCATCGGTGATGGCAATGATATAAGCTCCTTTTTTCTTAGCTGCCTGAACAAATGAGAGAGTCTCTTGGATGTATCTAGGGAAGGAGATGGCCACTACAACTGTGTTTTCATTTAACTTTGATAACAGATAATTTGCATCCTCTATTTCACCACGATATTGCGATGTATTTCCGATTACTATATTGAGGGCAAACATAAACCACGTAGCTGGTCCATAGGAAGATCGGAACCCGAGGACCACTCGATGATCCGCCTCAATCAGCTTTTGAATAGCTTTTTGGTATTGCTTGTAATCAATTGCGTCTAAAGTGGCTTTCACGTAAGCATTGTCCTGTTCCATCACATGTTGAATTAAGTTAGTATCTTTTAGCTTATTGGACATTTCAAGAAAGTTTTCAATGGGGTTAATGGTACCTGCAGTATCTTCTAAGAGGCTGGACTGGATTTCCTTTTGTAATTCACTGAATCCCGAGTATCCCAAGATGTAGCACAACCTTATCACCGTTGTCTCACTTGCTCCGCACGCTTGCCCAGACTGTTTAGCCGTCTGAAACGCGAATTCTTTTGGGAAATCCAGCATATATTTTGCAATCATTTTTTGTCGTTTTGTCAGTTGGTTATAATTTTTTCTAATTTTATCTGTATAATGTTCCATTTACTTGAACCCTTTCATTTCTCAATAGACTCTCGCTCCTAGATAGGTATTAGTGACTTTCTAGTATGTAAAAATGGATACTTGAACCTTGTTCTCTTTGAACTCCAGTGATGAGATAACCGTTTGAAAAAGCATCTTCGATAGCAGTTCGTGTAGCATGTCTCCACGCAAGAGCTGCATCAGGCTTTTGCTGCTTGATGACTTGAATATTTGAAGGCACTGGAACACGGTAGCCGGCATGGTTTTGTCTGACCCTATTCTGGTAGTGGGTGGGGGTTGTATAACCGTCTACTTGTTCCCAGCTATACAAGATTTCATATTCGCTTTCAGTCTGTAAAGCGCCAGACATGGCTTCTTCCACACGTTTCGAGCAAATATCCCATTCAACCAATAAACGGTCAGATGGTAGCCCTTTGTTCAATTTATCGTTTAATTCCCCGTAATAAGAGCGAATGTATTGCCTTGAATAGCCACCAAGCTTACAAACATTAAAATAAGCATTTCTTAGTTCTAAAGGGTCAAAGGTCCAAATCATTTTTTTGAACCCGTATTGAATAGCCCATTCTCTTTGCTTGGTTTTAAGCTGATAGCCAATTCCTGCATTCTGGTAATCTGGCAAAATACCAGTCATGTGGGAAATTAAGTAGGCTTCTCCGTCTTTAAAGCCGGCAAAACCGTAGGAAAAACCAACTAGTTTTTCGTCTGTAAATGCTCCTATTACAACCCCACCATTATGAATTGCGGCGACTAGCTGAGGGAGAGGGGAAACAATGTCCGGACTCCAAATTTCTGCTTGAAGTTCAACAACCATATTTATTTCCTCAAGGTCTTCGATAATTTTATAGGTTATAGTCTTTTGCAAACTCTTCATTGCCCCCCTATTATTCGGGTATCACAGGGCATGAATCCCGAATTAACTTCTATTGTACGGACGTGTCGTGAAGATTTGGAATTTGTAACAATGACAGGTATCTGAAAAGCATTTTGATATGTATAACTCATCTGTAAGGTAGTTTGAAGTTGATACTTTAATTTTGTGGATTTTTTGAAGTGTTAGCTTTTTTAACAGTATATACGAATCTATCTGACTTAACAACAGAAAATTATAAAAAATCAAAATATTTAAACATTTAATAAATAACTGCCTTTAATCAATAAAAACAGCCTGATTAACAGTGGATTAAATATACTGTTAACCAGGCTATTTATTAGTATTGATAGATGCCTTTAGTAATAAAAATAAGGCCTACCTATAAGGTTAAGCCCATTTTTCAATATTAGAGTTTAGCGGGACACCGGTTCCTGTCCCCTCTGTCCCAGCGCAACATGCTTTTTAAAATTGCGCTTCAACAAAGCCATGATCTCTGTATCTATGAATCTTCCTTTTAAAAACACATATTCTTCGAGCGTACCTTCATGTCTAAAGTTGGCCTTTTTTAATACCCGTTTTGAGCCGATATTTTCCGGATGTAATAATGCTTCAATTCTATTTAACTCCATACTTTCGAAGCCATATTCTAGTACACACGGGATCACTTCACTCATCAAGCCTTGTCCCCAATGTTCCTTGGATAGCTCGTAGCTGATTTCTGCCTTAAAAAAAGAGCGGTTCCAGTTGTGAAAGCCAATGGTGCCTATTACTCTATCACGTCGGTCCTTTGTCGTAATCCCCCACCTGATTCCTCTTGATTCTAGGAACATTTTTTCTTTCGAGGTAACAAATCGATAGGCTTCACTGATATCTTCAAAAGTATCTAAATCATAGTATTTTGTAACCTCTTCGTCCGAAAAATAAGAAAAAATAGCTTCCACATCTTGTTGAGTGATTCTCCTTAAGATGTAGTTTTCTGTTTCGAGTAGCGGAAAACCATCTATATGATCCAAGTCATCTCAGCTCCTTTTCGTTAAACTTGATGTTTTAATTAAGTATGTAGTATTCTCCATACTTTCATTATATGATGCCTGTCCAAAATATGATGTTCAGGATTTATCCTATTAACTAGTTTACCTTTATTATAAAGTAGTAATTTACTAGTGAGAATATCTATTATTATTTGGAAAAAGATAATAAAAAGTCTGCCCCCACATACTGGGCAAACTCCGGAGCTAGGTTCTAAAATCAATCGGTAAATCGATTCTAACAGTTGTTCCTTCTCCAACTTTACTTGAAAAGTCAATGGTTCCTTGATGAGCCTCTATAATTTTCAAGCTAGTCATTAGCCCTAATCCAGTACCTTTTTGTTTGGTAGTATAAAAGGGCATTCCTATATTTTCTATGACTTCTTCCGGGATTCCGCACCCTTCATCTGTAACAAGAATCGATAAGGTACGCTTATTTTTTTGTTTAATCTCGACTGTGATTTCCCCACCATTTGGCATGGATTCAATCGCATTTTTTATCAAGTTAATAAATACTTGTTTTAATTGATTTCCCACACAACGAACCCTTGGTAGATCCCCATGAATCACTTTAATGTCAACCCTGTTCATCAATGCTTGAGAACCAAGTAACATCTTCACATCTTTAAAAATCTCTTGAATCTGTTCAAACTTAAAATGATGAGCTTGTGGTTTTGCTAGTAACAACAGTTCTCCAGTAATTAAATCGATCCACTCGATTTCACCTGCCATTACCTCTAGATAGCTCTCTTCGATATCTTTTCCAGTTGATGCGTTTATGAGTTGTAAAAATCCCTTAAGAGCCGTTAAGGGATTTCGAATTTCATGAGCGATAGAGGCCGAGAGCTGCCCCACGGCAGAGAGTTTTTCAGATTTTACGAGTTCTTGCTCCGTATGCTTTTGATCGGTTATGTCCTTCGCAATTCCATAGACACCCACTACTTCCTGATCGACAATGATGGGCATATTCGTAACATTAACGTGAATCACATGACCCTCTTTATGTATGACCTTCGTTTCATAGTTTTGCGTTTCGCCTTCCTTCGCCTTTTCAAAAAATTCTATCGTTTTATCCAAATCTTCTTCAGCAATAAATGGAATAAAGGAGAGCTTCGGATACTCCTCCTGCCTAAAACCTAACAGCTTTTCAGTCGCGGAATTAACACTAATGCAATATCCATTCAAATCGAGAGAATATACCGCATCCGGGTTGTGTTCAAAAAGAGATTTATAATGTTGCTCATGCTTTGCCGACGCCTTCTTCTCTTTCGTAACATCTTGGAAATAGACAGTTAGACCATTTTCGGAAGGATACGCCCTCACGTCATACCAAGTATCAAGTGGGGGTGGATAATACGCATCAAAGTTTACGCTAACTTGTTCTTGAACAGCCTTGTTATATTGTTCATAAAAAGGTAATTCGACTGCCTCTGGGAACTCACTCCATATCTGCTTCCCCACAAGGTCATTCCCTCTTCGGCACAGAAGTTTTGTTGCCTCCTCATTCACATAAGTGAACTTCCAATGTGTATCTAATGCAAAAAAGCCATCCGTGATTCTGTCTAATATTTCACGTGCATCTATTTCAGTTATTTTCATCTTGTGACCTCACTAAATCTACAATTTAAAAGATGTCTATATGTGAAATTCTAGTAAAGATAGTAAATTCCTCCTATTATTTGTCGATTGGTCCCTAATTTCGTAAATCGGATTGACTCGTTCTTGTGTAAAAATGGCTTTTTGTTAAATTATCTGAACTCGCACATTAGACACTCGTTTTCGCACGTTATTTAAAAATTCGCACGTAATTCCAAATTTTCGCACGTAAATTTGAAATTTTAAACATAAACATACTTAACTACACTATGTACCCTCATTTCTCTCCTAAATTCCAACTCATTTACCACTCACAAACCAAGAAAAATGGTGTTTCCTTAAAAAAACCCCTGGAAACACCGTTAATATTCAAATAATAAAAGTTCATCCTACAAACCTATTTAATAAAACACTTTAACCTCCCCCTTGTACATCTCACAACCAAAACATAGTCGCTGGGACACCGGTTCCTGTCCCCCCTGTCCCACCTCTGACATATTTTTTTAATAAAGTACATTTGAGGCATAAAACTTTGCAACGGCTTGTAGAAATAGTAGAGAAGCATGTTTTTAGTTTTTTCTTTGTTAAAGCCAATGATGC
The DNA window shown above is from Bacillus carboniphilus and carries:
- a CDS encoding dipeptidase, whose amino-acid sequence is MQNNLSPDFLQNTLVIDAHFDLLMDVQIQRERGRKKVIETDYLPRFVEGGVNIIIASLFVDSGFLPEMGLRKALSQVSALYEEVNESPDTLMICLNGDDMNVAKQTNKIGFLLSIEGAEPIGTDLSLLRVFYELGVRNLGLVWSRRNAVADGSFFYPTKEGKKGGISSFGVKVIEEAERLGITIDVSHLNDEGFWDVIQFASKPVIASHSNARALCSTMRNLTDDQIKAIAATNGCIGVNAASLLVGNDDESSTIEQFINHVDHLVTVAGIEHVGLGLDLCEDFMKYVSLDDLQSMPRKPFDVVSGHQSIPTLVEGLAKRGFSDADLEALLGKNIQRIFMR
- a CDS encoding MurR/RpiR family transcriptional regulator, with amino-acid sequence MEHYTDKIRKNYNQLTKRQKMIAKYMLDFPKEFAFQTAKQSGQACGASETTVIRLCYILGYSGFSELQKEIQSSLLEDTAGTINPIENFLEMSNKLKDTNLIQHVMEQDNAYVKATLDAIDYKQYQKAIQKLIEADHRVVLGFRSSYGPATWFMFALNIVIGNTSQYRGEIEDANYLLSKLNENTVVVAISFPRYIQETLSFVQAAKKKGAYIIAITDDRLSPIGQYADTVFRVIAPTPIPLKGITPTFSLLNLLVTSIAATDDPKVQNHMAGYDQNRNEFYPFAKKEKIGIDKR
- a CDS encoding GNAT family N-acetyltransferase, giving the protein MQKTITYKIIEDLEEINMVVELQAEIWSPDIVSPLPQLVAAIHNGGVVIGAFTDEKLVGFSYGFAGFKDGEAYLISHMTGILPDYQNAGIGYQLKTKQREWAIQYGFKKMIWTFDPLELRNAYFNVCKLGGYSRQYIRSYYGELNDKLNKGLPSDRLLVEWDICSKRVEEAMSGALQTESEYEILYSWEQVDGYTTPTHYQNRVRQNHAGYRVPVPSNIQVIKQQKPDAALAWRHATRTAIEDAFSNGYLITGVQREQGSSIHFYILESH
- a CDS encoding GNAT family protein produces the protein MDHIDGFPLLETENYILRRITQQDVEAIFSYFSDEEVTKYYDLDTFEDISEAYRFVTSKEKMFLESRGIRWGITTKDRRDRVIGTIGFHNWNRSFFKAEISYELSKEHWGQGLMSEVIPCVLEYGFESMELNRIEALLHPENIGSKRVLKKANFRHEGTLEEYVFLKGRFIDTEIMALLKRNFKKHVALGQRGQEPVSR
- a CDS encoding PAS domain S-box protein; translated protein: MKITEIDAREILDRITDGFFALDTHWKFTYVNEEATKLLCRRGNDLVGKQIWSEFPEAVELPFYEQYNKAVQEQVSVNFDAYYPPPLDTWYDVRAYPSENGLTVYFQDVTKEKKASAKHEQHYKSLFEHNPDAVYSLDLNGYCISVNSATEKLLGFRQEEYPKLSFIPFIAEEDLDKTIEFFEKAKEGETQNYETKVIHKEGHVIHVNVTNMPIIVDQEVVGVYGIAKDITDQKHTEQELVKSEKLSAVGQLSASIAHEIRNPLTALKGFLQLINASTGKDIEESYLEVMAGEIEWIDLITGELLLLAKPQAHHFKFEQIQEIFKDVKMLLGSQALMNRVDIKVIHGDLPRVRCVGNQLKQVFINLIKNAIESMPNGGEITVEIKQKNKRTLSILVTDEGCGIPEEVIENIGMPFYTTKQKGTGLGLMTSLKIIEAHQGTIDFSSKVGEGTTVRIDLPIDFRT